The Candidatus Methanomethylicota archaeon genome includes the window TAAGACTCTTTCATCAGCCAATGGCTTCCACCATTCATTCACAATATACCATTTCACAGTCTCCCTTAAGGCTTCTTCAAAGATATATTTAGGCTTCCAGCCATTTTAAATAAACTGGCTTCACAGCTTCTCTCTTTTAGAGTCTATTATGTCAGGTTTAGCTTGACCTCATAGCGTTAAACTTCTATCTTCGATGACTTCAATTCCTTCGTCTCTTACAATTAATAGTTTCCCCTCATAACTCTTAACTTCAGCCAACAATCTTTCTATTCCTCCAATCAACTTTTCAGCTTTTGGAGGATGTATGTGAAGGATTATTATACCATGGAATTGTTTTGGGGGATATAGAATTGTATTAGCAAAGTCATGATCTCTGGTCACCAAGATGTATCCCTTACTGA containing:
- a CDS encoding DUF5615 family PIN-like protein; this translates as MLDENVPKLVKDFLESKGHIAEYSSKGMRNRDLASLALSKGYILVTRDHDFANTILYPPKQFHGIIILHIHPPKAEKLIGGIERLLAEVKSYEGKLLIVRDEGIEVIEDRSLTL